CCTCTGGTCGTGATAAGTGATACCAATCCGTGGACGTGCAGTGTGCATATGAGGAACATGCTTCTCACGAACAGCCCCGCTGTTGGCCTCTACTCCCAGCAAATGGAGAGAAGGGCGCTTCTCACTGCTCATGCCACGACTCGTGAGCAAGTAGCCCCAACTTCGGAAGTTCGGATTGAGATGACAACACGGAACTTGACCATGACGGTCAGCTCGGCCGTTGGCCTCTGCTGCCCATCCTCCCCATCATGAAAGGGGTTAGTTGGGGCACACGTCACGATGCAACCCAGCAGCCTTAAGATGGCAGGACGGATCTCATCCGACTGTGAACAAGGGCTAATGACAACACTAAACAACGCGCAGGGCCAGCATCTATCAGGAAGCTGGTTGACATGATAGTTGTGTCCACTTACCCGCTGCCCCCAATAACTTGGCAATTCTATCAGGCATAGTTCGTAAACAACCACCCAATCGTGGTCGTTGCCTAACGATCCGGACCCTCAACTCTATAGTGGTTCCTGCATGAGCCTCACTTTGGAAAGAAACATCTGAAGTATAAGAAACAGAGACAAAGTAACTGCCCTCCCTCCTTTCTTGTTTCTCTCCTCTCTCCAAGTCGTTCTTTCTGTACATTCTACATTATCAACTTCAACTACAACTCAGCTTCACGCTGGCGTGATTTGGTCACTCTTTCAAATCGATTTCACGCGTCCATTCTTTTATCAAACATTACATTCTTTTTCTGGTATTACACAATATGCGTTTCTCAGCAACCGCCATTTTGGCTGCCGCGGCCGCAACTTCGGCGTCTGCCCAGTCTGTCATTGGCACGGCTTACGGCTTTGCTAAGGGTGTCACTGGTGGTGGTAGCGCCGCCGCTGCCATCCCCTCTTCCGTCGACGAACTCACTCAGTGGCTTGCCGACGATACCCCCCGTACTATCATTATCGACAAGGAGTACGACTTCACAGGCACCTCTGCCAAGGGCAAGGGCTGCAGCCGTAAGAGCTGCACAGTTGCCAACGGCGGCCAGCTCTTCCTTGGAGACCTCTCCTGCGGCACCAGCGACAACGTTGCCACCACTGTCAGCTACGACCTCGCTGCTACCGAACCCCTCATCGTCGGCAGCAACAAGAGCATTCTCGGCTCCAAGGGCAAGGGAATACTCAACGGCAAGGGCCTTCGTGTCAAGACCAACGCCAAGAACGTTATCATTCAAGGCATCGAGATCACCAACCTGAACCCCACTGTTGTCTGGGGAGGTGATGCCATCGACTTGCAGGGCGGCAACGATGGTGTTTGGATTGACCACAACAGAATTTCCAAGATTGGTCGCCAGTTCATCGTCACTCACTTCGCCGGGTCTCGCGTCACCATTTCCAACAACTACTTCGACGGAGCCACCCCGGCTTCAACCACCTGCAACGGCAACCACTACTGGACTGAGATGCATCTTGGTGATGGAGACCAGATCACCATCGACAGAAACTACTACGTCAACGTCTCTGGCCGTTCCCCCAAGCTCGGTCCCAAGGGTACCTTCCACGCTACCAATAACTTCTTCCAGAACGTCCAGGGCCATACTTTTGAGCTTTTCACTACTACCCTCGCTCTTATTGAGGGTAACGCGTTCGAGAACGTTAAGCAGCCTTACGTCGGCCAGGTCTTCTCCAACAGCTTCAACGCCCCCGATGCCAAGTCTGCTGCTGCCTGCTCCTCCAAGATTGGCCGTGCTTGCGTGATCAACAGTGTCGACTCCAAGAGTGGCCAGTTCAAGGCTTTGGCCCAGACAAACGTTCTGTCCACCTTCGCGAAGCTTAGCGGATACCTTGTCAAGCCCGTTGCTGCCGATACTGTCGCCAGCCTTGTCGTTGGCAACGCCGGTCCCGCTAAGCTTGGCGGCTCCGGCTCCGGTGCTACCCCTACCACTGTTGCCACTTCTACCCGCAAGGCTACCTCTGTCATTGCCGCGACTCAGAGCGCCAAGGTCACAGTTAAGACCCCCTCGACTCACACCCCCAAGGTTACCCCTACTGCTGTCGCAACTCCCAGCTCTGGCGCCAACCACACTTCCAAGGCCCCTCCTTCCCACACCTCCAAGGCCGCCCATTCCTCCAAGGCAGCTCAGTCTTCCAAGACCAAGGCTGCTCACACTTCCAAGGCCAAGCCTACTCCTAGCACTCCCAGTACTCACACTTCCACCAAGAGAGCATCCTGCCAGCAGACTGCCGCTGGCAACTCCACCGAGTCGGCCATCGTTCAGATTTACCACCAGTGCGGTGGAAAGGGCTGGACTGGTGCCACCGTTTGCGTCGCTGGAACTTCCTGCGTTGTTCAGAACGAGTGGTACTCCCAGTGCGTGAGCTCCGCTACCAGACGCAGCGCCAAGGCACTCCGTCGTGTCTAAAGATCTAGACATTGTATACATTAAGACCTCGTAGTCTTTAAAGCTAAGGTGTGACTGGATAGCACCCAGTTTCTCTTCTTGaagatagtagtttatagttGGCCATCCGGCCTTGTATCGAAAGCCAGCCGATAACCGCGGTAGCACATAAGAAACATACGTTATGACCGAGAAGAATCCCTTATCATCTACGTGATTCGTCTGCCTTTCTGATTTAGTTACACAAGCACCCGTTATTTGAGTACCTTATGGTAACTTGGTCAATATCTCGGAAGGACCTGAATGGCAGGTGAAATTCCTTAGGCTCCAAACAAGTAAGCAGATGCCTCATTTTGTAATCCTTATCAGTAAGGTGCGTAATGTAGACGAGAAGCCTCCGCGAGACTCATGTTGTGAAGCAACCAAAAAAGCATGCTTGAAGACACTATTATGAAGGTACATACACATGTTCACCATAGTACTTTGACTTTGCTACTTCTTGAATGCCGAAGTGGTATTGACGTCAATACAACTAGCTAAGGTTTCGATAACAGACAGTGACATGAGTGTTCAGTTGATATAGCTGGCCCAATCTCGCTGCTTGCCGTAGAGTTGGAATTGTTTGTGGAGGTGGGATCCGTCTAGTTGATATTGTCCCTTTCTTGCTTCGTCCTAAGTCTAGAATTTTCTTTCGAGCGAGTGTATGGAAGACATCCATGTGTCTTTGAAGGCTCTCGCTACGAAACACATTATAGGGACTCGCGAATCTAGCATATCGACTGGTAGCTGGCAGTGTCGTGGAGATAGGGGCAAACAGGTGATTAAGAACCTCGGATCCCGAATATGGACGAACACCTGCGTCGGTGGCACAGCTTACTTTACTGTGTATGTTTGGTCTCCACAGTCTGCAAACTTCGTGTCAACCCGGTACCCCACTCTCCTCAAAGACCCAGCGAGGATCGGAGTACTCGGTCCTCTGAGCCGGATAGTGGCGGTCGTTGTGGGAAATGTGGGTGTTTGGCTGATGCCCGCCAGAGCAGAATTTCGTGCCAAGCATGCGAGCAGCAGTCCATCCATTCGAGCCAGAGGGAACTTAGAAGTGGCGTAAGCATCTAGGCTAGAATCTCTACTGTCTCTACCTCATGCTCGGAGTGATCAGTAGAAGTCTGCCAGAGGGTTGACATGGAAGCACATCACAATATGAAGATGCCCCGGCAATTGTGGGCGTGGCGCGATTGAGATGGCGATCTTGAGTTATTATTTGCAAACCAGTCAGAAATCTTTGCTACTTCCACATCACGCACATCCATGTCCTCGACTACAAAAACGGTCCATTTGTGCCACTGTGTTCTTAAGAATGGGTTTTCCAGTCGATAAAGGAATCAGTGGTGCCCGAACAGACATGGATGGACGGATGTCAAGTTTTGCAGGCGCATCCAGCACATCTAatgtcctcctcctcttacAAAACTCTACAATCCTCTTGAGAGTGACAAAACCCCCCTCGAAATCCAGCCCGGGGCACTTTGTACCCACGGACGTGCGATTTGCGGAGGGGCATCGTGGCCGTTCGTCGCAGAGTCCACTGCGTTGTTTGGATCGGAACCAGGGTGATGTGATGTGATGATCTGAAGGCGCGCAGATATTCCACTATTTCA
The window above is part of the Colletotrichum lupini chromosome 9, complete sequence genome. Proteins encoded here:
- a CDS encoding pectin lyase, encoding MRFSATAILAAAAATSASAQSVIGTAYGFAKGVTGGGSAAAAIPSSVDELTQWLADDTPRTIIIDKEYDFTGTSAKGKGCSRKSCTVANGGQLFLGDLSCGTSDNVATTVSYDLAATEPLIVGSNKSILGSKGKGILNGKGLRVKTNAKNVIIQGIEITNLNPTVVWGGDAIDLQGGNDGVWIDHNRISKIGRQFIVTHFAGSRVTISNNYFDGATPASTTCNGNHYWTEMHLGDGDQITIDRNYYVNVSGRSPKLGPKGTFHATNNFFQNVQGHTFELFTTTLALIEGNAFENVKQPYVGQVFSNSFNAPDAKSAAACSSKIGRACVINSVDSKSGQFKALAQTNVLSTFAKLSGYLVKPVAADTVASLVVGNAGPAKLGGSGSGATPTTVATSTRKATSVIAATQSAKVTVKTPSTHTPKVTPTAVATPSSGANHTSKAPPSHTSKAAHSSKAAQSSKTKAAHTSKAKPTPSTPSTHTSTKRASCQQTAAGNSTESAIVQIYHQCGGKGWTGATVCVAGTSCVVQNEWYSQCVSSATRRSAKALRRV